The DNA segment GTTCTTTCATGATGGTCGAGCGAAAGCAGAGGGTCTACAAATTCGAATTTCGTTGGAAATGTAAGAAACCCCTTTTCGTGTTTTGCATAATTCTCTATAGTCCACGGAAGATTTTCTGTTATTGTATTCTCCAAAACCAAGTCACTGTTGCTTCCAATTTCAAATGTCAAATCTCGGGTTGATTCGTTTGCAGTTTTTATAATTTTTTGAAGCATTTCTTCCCGGTTTACAAAGAGCCTTAAATATGAGCATTTATTATAATTACACACAAGATAGCAATAGAGGCAAGATGCGCTGCATCCTGAAGATGTATATGGAACTAAAAAATCTGATACTTTATGGTTGGGAACATATTTGTGCGTCTTTCGAACTCCAATTATCAAAAAGCGTTTCATTCTTGGAAAATTTATATTGGGTTGAGACTGCAATTCTGGTATTTTATTATGATTCTCGATTGCTGTCCAGTTTACATTTGAAAAACGTTGCCTAAGATTTTTTCCCAACGCATAATTTAAAGCAGCTGGCTCGTAGAATATCTGTTCAGGGTTCAAAAAATCGCCTCCTAAAGTTAGTATTTCTTTAGCTTCTTTTTTTATGCTTATATAAAAAAGAAGACGGGACCCAAACCCATCTTCAATGAAAATATATTATATTTTGTTCTATTTAACTCATTTTACAAACATTTACCCAAGATTTGCTGTTTGAAAACTTCTCTAAGTCTTCAAGTGACAGTTCAATCACACTGTTGCTGCTGCCGCAGGCAGGGTAAACTTTGTTAAATCTTTTTAAAGATATATCCAGGTAAACATCTATACCTTTATTTATGCCAAAAGGACAAACCCCTCCTACCGCATGCCCTATTAACGGTTCAACTTCAAAAGCAGATAGCATCCTTGCCTTTTCATGAAACTGAGCCTTATACTTTGCATTATCAATTTTTGTATCACCGGCAGTCACAATCAACAGAGCTTTATCAGATAATTTGAAAGACAACGTTTTAGCAATGCGCCCCTGCTTGCAGCCTATTGCACTAGCAGCTAATTCTACTGTTGCACATGACTCTTCAAACTCCTTTATTTCATTATCCATGTCCAACTTTTTAAAAAATTCCCTAACCTTTTCAATCGCCATTTTCTTACTTCCTATATATAAAGAAT comes from the Bacillota bacterium genome and includes:
- a CDS encoding radical SAM protein, whose translation is MNPEQIFYEPAALNYALGKNLRQRFSNVNWTAIENHNKIPELQSQPNINFPRMKRFLIIGVRKTHKYVPNHKVSDFLVPYTSSGCSASCLYCYLVCNYNKCSYLRLFVNREEMLQKIIKTANESTRDLTFEIGSNSDLVLENTITENLPWTIENYAKHEKGFLTFPTKFEFVDPLLSLDHHERTIIRMSVNPQEIITKVEFGTSPLDKRISALNKLGDAGYPVGLLIAPVIFLENWEDLYIELLNILDSQLSQIVKKKMFIEIIFMTYSYVHRAINNEAFPGAIDLYSKDQMTGRGRGKYWYNERMRLQGEEFFRREIGYRFGESKILYIV
- a CDS encoding YbaK/EbsC family protein; this encodes MAIEKVREFFKKLDMDNEIKEFEESCATVELAASAIGCKQGRIAKTLSFKLSDKALLIVTAGDTKIDNAKYKAQFHEKARMLSAFEVEPLIGHAVGGVCPFGINKGIDVYLDISLKRFNKVYPACGSSNSVIELSLEDLEKFSNSKSWVNVCKMS